A stretch of DNA from Corallococcus silvisoli:
AGGTGGTGGCGCGCGTTCCGGTGCAGATGGTGTCGGAGGCGGAGGCGATGCCCATCGGCCTGGGCGAGGCGGGCCGTCACCTGGCCATCCTGGGGTCGTGCGGCGCGGCGCTGGTGGCGCCCAAGGACGGCCAGCACTTCTACCTGGCGAGCGCGGCGCGCGGTCAGTGGCTGCAGCCGTCGGCGCAGGAGCGCGGCACGGACATGCTCTGGGCGCTGGCGCAGGCGGAGTACACGGGCAAGCGCACCTGCACGGCGCGCACGCTGCTGTCCTCGTCGGACGGCACGCCGCTGTTCCGCCTGGAGGTGGACTACAACGTGCTGTCCGCGGCGGCGTTCACCCGCCTGTTCGGCGAGGCCCGCCAGGAGATGCGCCGCGAGCCGCGTCCCTCGGACACCGTGCAGCGCACCCCGGAGGAGTGGGCCAAGCTGCGCCAGAACCCGTACAGCAAGCCGCTGGACCTGCAGGACTGGCGCAACGAGGGCGACATCCTGAGCGCCTCGCTGGTGGTCACCCCGGAGCTGTGCAAGGGCCACTTCGCCATGCACCCGGTGATGCCGGTGGCCGTCGTCGCTGGCGGCATGACGCGGATGGCGACCACGCTGGGCCGCTCGCTGGAGATGAGCCCCGGCGCCCGCTTCGTGGCCAAGGACGTGAAGCTGTCCGCGGACAGCCTGGCCTACGCGGGCCAGAAGGTGGTCTTCGGCGCGCACCGCACCCGCGTCCGCGGCGCCGACCACACCTTCGCCTGCTGGGCGGCGGTGGGCGAGCGCGTCGTCGCGCAGCTGGATGTGACCTACACGCGGGTCGACTGATTCAGGCGGCTCGGGCGACGCGCGGCCCCGCGTCCCACGTCAGCTCCACTGGATGTCGTAGTCCACGCGGTCGATGCCCTGCGCCTTCGCGGTGGCCTTGCCCGTCAAGCCCAAGACCTTGAGTGAGCCGGTGAGGATGCCCACGTGGTACGCGGGCGGCATCATGTCCCGGCGCATCCGCAGGGTGCCCGACTTCGGCCCCGTCGTGAGGTACTCGCGGTTGCCGTAGGACACCGCCGCGCTGTACGCCATCTGCGCGCCCGCGAAGAGCTTCTGGGGGTCCCCCCGGGAGATGATGCCGAACACCAGCATCCCCGGCCCGGTGGAGTAGCGCGTGATGCTCACCTCTCCGCACGCGTGGAACACCCCTTCCGCGGAACCGAACGTCCCCTCCAGGAGATCCGCCGCGTTGAACATCAGCGTGAGGAACTCCCGCGCCGGGTACGAGCGCAGCTCCGCGTAGTCGTGGTCCAGCTCCCCCGTGCGCAGCTTCTCCATCCCGATGGCGCCCGCGTGCTGCTGCACCAGGCCGAAGACGGACTTGAAGATGAGGCCGCGGATGGAGTCCCCCGGTTGGAGGCTGGCGATCCGCGCGGCGAGTTCGGCCTTGTCCGATGGCATGACTTCCACTCCTCGCTTCCCAGGATGGAAGCCGGGTCCAGCTTAACGGGACACTCCCGCCTGTCGACAAAGCGCCTTCACCCGGCGTCACAGCCCACTGGCCACCCAGGCACGACGCCCCATGTCGGGGGCGCGGGCCAACGTGGTGGGTCGCGCGGGTCCCAGGTTCTCTGGTGGCGGATGGCCCCCGGGCCGGTCAGCGCTCGTCGAGCAGCACCGGGGCGAAGCCGGCCGCGTCGCACGACGCGAGCACGTAGCGCACGCCGCCGCGGTCGCCGGTGAAGCCCGCCGGGATGCCGCTCGAGTGCAGGTGGCCGTAGACGCAGACCTTGGGCGCGAACGCTTCAATGGGGGCGCTGAAGGCGGTGGGCCGCTCGTTGGCGTACACGGGGGGGAAGTGCACGGCGACGATGCGCGTGAGCGGCGTGGGGTGCGCCTGCTCCTTCTTCCGCGCGTCCTCAATCGACGTGGCCAGCCTGCGCGTCTCGCGCTCCACGTAGCCCGCGTCGGACGGCTCGTCGCCCATCTCTCCGCCGGGCATGGGCGGGGCCTCTGGCGCGGTCCACAGCCGCGTCCCCGCGATGACCCACGGCCCCAGCACCACCGCGTTGTTGTGGAGGAAGCCCTCCAGCGTGCGGAACGGCTCCAGCAGCTTGCGCAGCTTGGACGCGGAGTCGCCCCACCAGTAGTCGTGGTTGCCGCGCACCAGCACCTTGCGCCCCGGCCGCGCGTCCAGCCACGCCAGGTCGTCCATCACCTCGTGGGGCCGCGTGGCCCAGGAGATGTCGCCCGCGACGATGACCGCGTCCTCCGGACGCACCCGCTCATCCCACGCGCGTTGCAGCGGGAGCGGGTGGTCCGTCCAGCCGAAGCGGTGCATGTCCTTCTGCCGCGTGGAGGGCAGGTGCGTGTCGCCGATACCGAAGAGCCGCATGATGCTGGCGTCATAGCGGATGGCCCGCCCCGTGTCGGCCCTTCCCTCATCCCCGCCCCTTGGGCCGCCTTCTCAGGAGGTCCGGCAAGGCTGAAAATATCAATAGATACAGGAAGATATGTATCAAGTTGTTACGTTTCGGATGTCCTCCAACACGTCAGTGGAGCATGCGTGCACCACGTGTTCTCAGGGCCCGGGACAGTGGCTTCTGGGATGTAGGTAATTACATGATTTCAGGTGTTTGGGTTCCAGGGGGGCATTTCGGGGCCTGAGCAGGTGGAGCATGGATGCACCGGTCCTGGAGGCGAACGGGGGGCGGGCGGGGGGCTGACGGGGGCTGGCACGCGGGGTGCTGAAGGGAGGGCTCCAGACGCCTTCGTGGGAACGCGGAGGCGGACGTGAAGTCCCTCCCCCGACTTTTGGAGTCCCCCTCATGTCATCCTTCCGCAATCCCTTCGCGGCGGCTGCCGCCGCCCTGGTGTTGTCCGCGTGCGGTCCCCAGGCGCAGCAGCCCCAGGAGACGCCCGCCCCCACCGAGACGCCGTCGCAGCCCGGGGCGGAGACGGCGGGCAGCGCGCTGCCGCGTGAGTTGGATCCGCTGTTCGCGCAGGCCGCTCTGGAGTTCAACGTCCCGGCGGAGCTGCTCAAGGCGGTCTCCTACACGGAGACGCGCTGGCAGATGGTGCGGGGCACGGAGGAGTTTCCGGGCCAGCAGCCCGCGTCCGGCCTGATGGCCCTGCGTGGCGAGGACCTGGAGGCGGGCGCGGCGTTGGCTGGCGTGACGGCGGAGGCGGCGCGCACGGACGCGCTGTCCAACCTGCGCGCGGGCGCGGCCCGGCTGTCCCAGCTGGCCACCGAGGCGAACGTGGAGCGTGGGGACCTGGCGGCGTGGGCGCCGGTGGTGGCGCGGCTGAGCGGCATCAGCGACCCGGACGCGCAGGCGGAGCACGTGCACCGGGGCGTGTACGCGGTCCTCAACCAGGGCGCGGTGGCGCTCAACCAGGACGGCTCGGTGGCGGTGTCGCTGGAGCCCGTGCAGGTGGAGGCGAAGTTCGCGCGTCCCCCGGTGCGCGCGCTGGCCGCGGGCCCTGACTACGCCGCGTCCATCTGGCGGCCGGCGCCCACGACCAACTACGGTACGCGCACCACGGGC
This window harbors:
- a CDS encoding hotdog family protein; protein product: MLQAIAPAPQSSPVQKSAMPWVTQPLMPLSEAAPYTVLSAQELYPRICVRDPYFALKDVTVLPGEVVARVPVQMVSEAEAMPIGLGEAGRHLAILGSCGAALVAPKDGQHFYLASAARGQWLQPSAQERGTDMLWALAQAEYTGKRTCTARTLLSSSDGTPLFRLEVDYNVLSAAAFTRLFGEARQEMRREPRPSDTVQRTPEEWAKLRQNPYSKPLDLQDWRNEGDILSASLVVTPELCKGHFAMHPVMPVAVVAGGMTRMATTLGRSLEMSPGARFVAKDVKLSADSLAYAGQKVVFGAHRTRVRGADHTFACWAAVGERVVAQLDVTYTRVD
- a CDS encoding DUF2378 family protein; translated protein: MPSDKAELAARIASLQPGDSIRGLIFKSVFGLVQQHAGAIGMEKLRTGELDHDYAELRSYPAREFLTLMFNAADLLEGTFGSAEGVFHACGEVSITRYSTGPGMLVFGIISRGDPQKLFAGAQMAYSAAVSYGNREYLTTGPKSGTLRMRRDMMPPAYHVGILTGSLKVLGLTGKATAKAQGIDRVDYDIQWS
- a CDS encoding metallophosphoesterase — protein: MRLFGIGDTHLPSTRQKDMHRFGWTDHPLPLQRAWDERVRPEDAVIVAGDISWATRPHEVMDDLAWLDARPGRKVLVRGNHDYWWGDSASKLRKLLEPFRTLEGFLHNNAVVLGPWVIAGTRLWTAPEAPPMPGGEMGDEPSDAGYVERETRRLATSIEDARKKEQAHPTPLTRIVAVHFPPVYANERPTAFSAPIEAFAPKVCVYGHLHSSGIPAGFTGDRGGVRYVLASCDAAGFAPVLLDER